The genomic segment CCGGTTCTCAGTCGTGCTGAGCGAAGAGCTTCAGGACCGGGACCCCCACCTTGTGCCGCGCCCGCGACGTCCAGTCGCGGTGGAAGAACTCCTCCACGAAGTGCGGCGCGGTCAGCACGATCACCTCGTCGGCGTGGGTCTGCTCGACCACCGACTTCAGCAGGTCCAGCGGGTGGTCCTCGACCACCTCGCCGATCGCCTCCACGCCGGCGGCGCGCAGCGAGGCCAGCGAGTGGCTCAGGGCCCGCTCGGCCGGGAGCGTGGCCTCCTGCCCCTCGGGCACCTCGTTTTCCTTGGCGGCGTCGTCCAGGTAGCCGAGGGCGACATCGTCCACGGCCCGCAGAAGCCGGTCCTGGTCGCCGCGCGGCTGCATGAGTACGACGAAGGAGACGGGCTCGTCGCCGTGGAGTGTGGTCACGAGCTCCACATCGGCGGGGGCGAGCGGCTTCTCGATCATGAGTACGGTCGTGAACACGGACGCGTCCTTCTTTCTCGTGGGCCACCGGGCCGGCACAGAAACCATCCTGCCCCGACTCCGTACGGGGCACGCGGTGTAAGTGTTCCCGCACGACAGCAAACGGAACGACATATTCCGCAGATTGTCAGCCGCGGGTGTAACGGGTGAACAGGAAACCGTCCTCTTCGAGGATCGAGGTGGGGGAGAAACGTTCCGGCACGGTGACTCCGGGGCCGTTCATGATCCGCGGGGCATCCCCCGCGGTCAGGAGTGGAGCGATGGTCAGACACAGCTCGTCGACTACCCCGGCAGCGGTGAACTGTGCCAACAACCGCGGACCGCCCTCGTGCAGCAGCCTGGTGAGCCCCAGCTCCGCCAGTTCGCGGACGGCCCGCACCGGATCGGCGCCGGCCCCGTCGCCCGCCGTGACGACGTGCGCGCCGGCCTTCGTGGCGGCCGCCACCCGCTCGGGGGGCGCGGTGGCGCCGGTCAGGATCAGCGTCGGGATCAGCGGCGCGGTGAACAGCGGCAGCGAGAAGTCCAGGTCCAGGCTCGCGCTGACGACGGCGATCACCGGCGCCGGCGACTGGCCGGCGGCCGCCCGCCGTTCCGCGAACGCCTCCCGCGCCTTCGCCGGCCGGTAGCCCTCCTGCCGGACCGTCTCCGCGCCGACGACCACCACGTCGGCCAGCGCCCGCAGCGTGCCGAACACCCGCAGGTCGGCCGCCGAGGACAACCCCTGGGACTTCCCGTCATGCCAGGCGGCGCCGTCCAGGGACGCCACCATGTTCGCCCGCAGCCACGGGCCTCCGGCCCGGTCCGGATAGGCATACGCGTCGGCCAGCCCGTCGAGCGAGTCCAGCGGGTCCGCGGCGTTCGGAGCAGCCGGGGAGCCCGGGGAGTCCCGCGGGTGCCGGGACCCGGGCGCGGCGGGGCTCTCGCCGGCGCTGGGGGCGGGACGGGCACTGGGCACGGGAAACAGGCGGCGCATGCCCCGCAGTCTGGCACGCGGCCCTTTCCGGGGCGATGATCGGCCCGCTCCGAACGGGCACCGGTCCGGCCGGCCGCTCTCCGGACGCCGGGCGGGACCGGCCCGGCCGCCCGCCCGAGGCCGGGAGTGGGGTCCGCCACACTGCCGTGGCACTGCGTGCCGGAGGGACTAGGCTGAATGGTTGTGTCAACCCCTGTCTCCGCCCTCGCCCAGACCGCCGGTTCCGCCTCCGTCGCCGGAGGCCCGGCGACCCTGTGCGGCCGGATGCCCCAGGTACCCGCGGACCGGCTGGTCGCCGAAATGGTGCCGCCGCCGCGCTTCGACACCGTCCGGTTCGACAACTACCTCCCGGACCCCGATCAGCCCAGCCAGACGGACGCGGTGAAGGCGCTCAGCGGCTTCGCGGCGACCCTCGGCGGGGCGACGGCGGTCAACGGCGGCAGGAAGCGCTGGTTCCGGCGCGAGTCCCAGGCCCCGGCCGGGCCCGGCGGGGTCTACCTCGACGGCGGGTACGGCGTCGGCAAGACCCACCTGCTCGCCTCGCTCTGGCACGCGGCCCCCGCGCCGCGCGAGCTGAAGGCGTTCGGCACGTTCGTGGAGCTCACCAACCTCGTCGGGGCGCTCGGCTTCCAGCAGGCGGTACAGGCCCTGAGCGGCCACCGGCTGGTCTGCATCGACGAGTTCGAGCTGGACGACCCGGGCGACACCGTGCTGGTGTCCTCCCTGCTCGGCAAGCTCGCCGACGCGGGCGTGAAGCTCGCCGCGACGTCGAACACGCTGCCGGGCAAGCTCGGCGAGGGCCGCTTCGCCGCCTCCGACTTCATGCGGGAGATCCAGGGGCTGTCCTCCCGCTTCCTCCCGCTGCGCATCGACGGCCAGGACTACCGGCACCGCGGACTGCCCGAGGCCCCGTCGCCCTACTCGGACCGGCAGGTCACCGAGGCGGCGGACCGTACGCCGGGAGCCTCGCTCGACGACTTCGGCCCGCTCCTCGACCACCTGGCGCGGGTCCACCCCAGCCGCTACGGAGCGCTGTGCGACGGCGTCGACGCCGTCTTCCTGCGGGCCGTGCGACCGGTGGCCGACCAGGCCACGGCGCTGCGGCTGGTGGTGCTCGCCGACCGGCTGTACGACCGCGAGGTGCCCGTGATGGCCTCCGGCACCCCGTTCGACCAGATCTTCAGCGAGGAGATGCTGGCCGGCGGCTACCGCAAGAAGTACTTCCGGGCCATATCCCGGCTCACCGCGCTCGCCCGTGACGCGAAGCAGCTCCCCGGCGCTGGCGCCACCGCCTGATCCGTCGCAGGATCGAGGCATGGCGAAGGACGGCAAGAGCGACAAGGCCGGCAAGCACGGCAAGGACGAACCGGGCCGGACGAGCGGCAAGGGCGGGACGCGGCGCGACGTGGACGCCCCCGTCGCCGACCTCCGTTCGCTGCTGCGGGTGACACCGGGCGGCGGCCCGGTCCGGCTGAAGGCGCACGACTCCTCCGGCACCCCCGGCGGGCCGTCCGGCAAGAAGCAGGCGCTGGCCGAGACCGCGGAGATGGGCGTACGCCTGGCCGAACTGCAGGAACGGCTCTTCGCGCAGAGCACGGCGGGCGACCCGCGCGCCCTGCTGCTCGTGCTGCAGGGCATGGACACCTCCGGCAAGGGCGGCACGGTCAAGCACGTCGTCGGCCAGTTCAACCCGTCAGGGCTGCGGATGCGCGCCTTCAAGGCGCCGACGCACGAGGAG from the Streptomyces sp. RKAG293 genome contains:
- a CDS encoding indole-3-glycerol phosphate synthase codes for the protein MFTTVLMIEKPLAPADVELVTTLHGDEPVSFVVLMQPRGDQDRLLRAVDDVALGYLDDAAKENEVPEGQEATLPAERALSHSLASLRAAGVEAIGEVVEDHPLDLLKSVVEQTHADEVIVLTAPHFVEEFFHRDWTSRARHKVGVPVLKLFAQHD
- the zapE gene encoding cell division protein ZapE, whose protein sequence is MSTPVSALAQTAGSASVAGGPATLCGRMPQVPADRLVAEMVPPPRFDTVRFDNYLPDPDQPSQTDAVKALSGFAATLGGATAVNGGRKRWFRRESQAPAGPGGVYLDGGYGVGKTHLLASLWHAAPAPRELKAFGTFVELTNLVGALGFQQAVQALSGHRLVCIDEFELDDPGDTVLVSSLLGKLADAGVKLAATSNTLPGKLGEGRFAASDFMREIQGLSSRFLPLRIDGQDYRHRGLPEAPSPYSDRQVTEAADRTPGASLDDFGPLLDHLARVHPSRYGALCDGVDAVFLRAVRPVADQATALRLVVLADRLYDREVPVMASGTPFDQIFSEEMLAGGYRKKYFRAISRLTALARDAKQLPGAGATA
- a CDS encoding pyrimidine reductase family protein, translated to MRRLFPVPSARPAPSAGESPAAPGSRHPRDSPGSPAAPNAADPLDSLDGLADAYAYPDRAGGPWLRANMVASLDGAAWHDGKSQGLSSAADLRVFGTLRALADVVVVGAETVRQEGYRPAKAREAFAERRAAAGQSPAPVIAVVSASLDLDFSLPLFTAPLIPTLILTGATAPPERVAAATKAGAHVVTAGDGAGADPVRAVRELAELGLTRLLHEGGPRLLAQFTAAGVVDELCLTIAPLLTAGDAPRIMNGPGVTVPERFSPTSILEEDGFLFTRYTRG